Below is a genomic region from Meleagris gallopavo isolate NT-WF06-2002-E0010 breed Aviagen turkey brand Nicholas breeding stock chromosome 5, Turkey_5.1, whole genome shotgun sequence.
GTCGACTTCAGCACAGCGGTGTCCACCTCGACCATGTGCGCTATCTCCGTCAGAATCACAGCATCGTTTAGGTTGGtaaagaccaccaagatcatctagtccaaccaagCCCCGATTGAAGAATCAGCCGAGTGCCCCCCGGTCCCTCTCCCCTCGCAGCGTCGTGGCACCTCCGGGGATCCCCAGCACCTTTCCCTTTGAGCAGAACTACGGGCACCGAGGGGCTGAGCTTAACGCGTGTGTCCGAAAGGAACGTGGGCTCGGTagagaaaggggggaaaaaaaggaaaaaaaaaaggaatactcTTTGGGTTAGTTGAGACTGCCCCTGTGCAAAGCGGGACGTAATATAAAGAATGAAAGGTCTCGAAATTCCTGCTAACACACGTGATGTTCTCTAGTTAGAAATAACGAGTGGGGTGGCGGNNNNNNNNNNNNNNNNNNNNNNNNNNNNNNNNNNNNNNNNNNNNNNNNNNNNNNNNNNNNNNNNNNNNNNNNNNNNNNNNNNNNNNNNNNNNNNNNNNNNNNNNNNNNNNNNNNNNNNNNNNNNNNNNNNNNNNNNNNNNNNNNNNNNNNNNNNNNNNNNNNNNNNNNNNNNNNNNNNNNNNNNNNNNNNNNNNNNNNNNNNNNNNNNNNNNNNNNNNNNNNNNNNNNNNNNNNNNNNNNNNNNNNNNNNNNNNNNNNNNNNNNNNNNNNNNNNNNNNNNNNNNNNNNNNNNNNNNNNNNNNNNNNNNNNNNNNNNNNNNNNNNNNNNNNNNNNNNNNNNNNNNNNNNNNNNNNNNNNNNNNNNNNNNNNNNNNNNNNNNNNNNNNNNNNNNNNNNNNNNNNNNNNNNNNNNNNNNNNNNNNNNNNNNNNNNNNNNNNNNNNNNNNNNNNNNNNNNNNNNNNNNNNNNNNNNNNNNNNNNNNNNNNNNNNNNNNNNNNNNNNNNNNNNNNNNNNNNNNNNNNNNNNNNNNNNNNNNNNNNNNNNNNNNNNNNNNNNNNNNNNNNNNNNNNNNNNNNNNNNNNNNNNNNNNNNNNNNNNNNNNNNNNNNNNNNNNNNNNNNNNNNNNNNNNNNNNNNNNNNNNNNNNNNNNNNNNNNNNNNNNNNNNNNNNNNNNNNNNNNNNNNNNNNNNNNNNNNNNNNNNNNNNNNNNNNNNNNNNNNNNNNNNNNNNNNNNNNNNNNNNNNNNNNNNNNNNNNNNNNNNNNNNNNNNNNNNNNNNNNNNNNNNNNNNNNNNNNNNNNNNNNNNNNNNNNNNNNNNNNNNNNNNNNNNNNNNNNNNNNNNNNNNNNNNNNNNNNNNNNNNNNNNNNNNNNNNNNNNNNNNNNNNNNNNNNNNNNNNNNNNNNNNNNNNNNNNNNNNNNNNNNNNNNNNNNNNNNNNNNNNNNNNNNNNNNNNNNNNNNNNNNNNNNNNNNNNNNNNNNNNNNNNNNNNNNNNNNNNNNNNNNNNNNNNNNNNNNNNNNNNNNNNNNNNNNNNNNNNNNNNNNNNNNNNNNNNNNNNNNNNNNNNNNNNNNNNNNNNNNNNNNNNNNNNNNNNNNNNNNNNNNNNNNNNNNNNNNNNNNNNNNNNNNNNNNNNNNNNNNNNNNNNNNNNNNNNNNNNNNNNNNNNNNNNNNNNNNNNNNNNNNNNNNNNNNNNNNNNNNNNNNNNNNNNNNNNNNNNNNNNNNNNNNNNNNNNNNNNNNNNNNNNNNNNNNNNNNNNNNNNNNNNNNNNNNNNNNNNNNNNNNNNNNNNNNNNNNNNNNNNNNNNNNNNNNNNNNNNNNNNNNNNNNNNNNNNNNNNNNNNNNNNNNNNNNNNNNNNNNNNNNNNNNNNNNNNNNNNNNNNNNNNNNNNNNNNNNNNNNNNNNNNNNNNNNNNNNNNNNNNNNNNNNNNNNNNNNNNNNNNNNNNNNNNNNNNNNNNNNNNNNNNNNNNNNNNNNNNNNNNNNNNNNNNNNNNNNNNNNNNNNNNNNNNNNNNNNNNNNNNNNNNNNNNNNNNNNNNNNNNNNNNNNNNNNNNNNNNNNNNNNNNNNNNNNNNNNNNNNNNNNNNNNNNNNNNNNNNNNNNNNNNNNNNNNNNNNNNNNNNNNNNNNNNNNNNNNNNNNNNNNNNNNNNNNNNAGCGGGGGCGTCCCGGAGCCCGCGGCGTCCCGATCCGGTTTCCATCCAACGCAAAAATAGAGATGGGGGAAAGGAGGGTCAGGAGGGAGCGGAGAGgacgtttaaaaaaaaatatatattcgCAATGCGTATAATTTATTAGAAGCTTCTTAGGAACTATATTTAAGCCAAATATCTACATAAGTTACAACAGGAAAAGGCGGCGTGCGCAAAAAACAAACTGCCGGAGAGTTTACGAGGGGACGATCAGTGTCCATAAAAAAGAGGGGTGGGGTTGGTTTGGttgattgtatttttttttctttctttttacaacAAAATATACAGGATGCTAAAAACTATGGGTTTAGTCCAACTTTTGACAGCATTATACAGCTACAGGTTCACATCAAACgtaaaagaaaagccaaagcctCGTGTGGCCCCCCGGCTCCATCGCTGGGACGGGGCTGGGAGCGGAGCCGGGGGATGGGGGAGGTTGCTCTGTGGCTGCGTGCCGCGACTGCGTTTTTGGGAAAAACCCCAACCCCATCCTCCCCAATCTCTATATTTACATGCAAGTCCTAGACGCTGGCAAAGGGTCCATCTGCAATCCGAGCCTTCGGGCCATGCCTACCGACGGGCCCCTGTCTGCAGACTGCTCCGTGGTTATTGGTCAGAATTGGTTTAATACCCCACACAGCAAGTTGGGGGGAAAcgggaaaaaagaaagacccAAAACCGTCACAGTATCAGCGAACGGAACAAGAAGtcactctcttcctctctctctttggGGTCCTCAGAGAACCAATCAGTAAAAcgaaaaagtaaaaagaaaataaaagaaaaggaaaggaaaaaaaaaagctttaagggaaaaagaaagaaagaaagaaaaaataataaaaaagcaaaggaaagcacCCAGTACTTTGGACAGGACACAGATTTGCGTGACtgggaaaatctgttttttgatttttctctctcttttttttgttttgtttcgttttgttttgtttcgcTTTCTTTAATCCTTTCACCAGGTCCTACCGTATAGTAAGGTGGAGCAGGACATGGCAGTGCCATAGTCAGAAGTGGAAGAGTTCAGGTGAGACAAACTGGAGACTTGGCTCTGCAGGGAGGAAGGGCTGGCCGAGTGCTGTCCCATGTCGGGAGACTGCCCCGCACTGTTTGTCTGATGGCTCTGATGCTGTCCGAGGCTGTTGCCATTGGTGGCCACCGTGATGGTCGTGGCCGCCTGCTGCGGGTGGCTCTGGATGGCTGCGGTGGGGGTGTTGGAGCCCGCCTGGCAGGGCTTGCCATCCTTCACCAGCACCGGCACCGCCACCCTCCTGGgggactgctgctgctggcaggagccGTTCTCCTGTTGcatctgctgctgtgcagccttGTCTTTGGCCTGCCGCTTCATCTTGTAGCGGTGGTTCTGGAACCAGATTTTGACCTGAGTCGGGGTGAGGTGGATCATGCTGGCTAAATGTTCCCTCTCGGGGGCGGAGAGGTATTTCTGCTGCTTGAAACGTCTCTCCAGCTCGTAAACCTGGGCCTGGGAAAACAGGACCCTCCGTTTCCTTCGCGGCGTGCTCTGCAGCGGGGCCATGCTCTTGCTCACGTCCCCTAGGGAGCTCAGGCCGCCCATGCCTCCCATGTTCATGCCCGAGGACGGCGCCATGAAGCGGGAGACTGCAAGGCAGAAGGGGCGCGCTGTCAGCGGCTCGTTTCGGCCCCGCGCTGCNNNNNNNNNNNNNNNNNNNNNNNNNNNNNNNNNNNNNNNNNNNNNNNNNNNNNNNNNNNNNNNNNNNNNNNNNNNNNNNNNNNNNNNNNNNNNNNNNNNNNNNNNNNNNNNNNNNNNNNNNNNNNNNNNNNNNNNNNNNNNNNNNNNNNNNNNNNNNNNNNNNNNNNNNNNNNNNNNNNNNNNNNNNNNNNNNNNNNNNNNNNNNNNNNNNNNNNNNNNNNNNNNNNNNNNNNNNNNNNNNNNNNNNNNNNNNNNNNNNNNNNNNNNNNNNNNNNNNNNNNNNNNNNNNNNNNNNNNNNNNNNNNNNNNNNNNNNNNNNNNNNNNNNNNNNNNNNNNNNNNNNNNNNNNNNNNNNNNNNNNNNNNNNNNNNNNNNNNNNNNNNNNNNNNNNNNNNNNNNNNNNNNNNNNNNNNNNNNNNNNNNNNNNNNNNNNNNNNNNNNNNNNNNNNNNNNNNNNNNNNNNNNNNNNNNNNNNNNNNNNNNNNNNNNNNNNNNNNNNNNNNNNNNNNNNNNNNNNNNNNNNNNNNNNNNNNNNNNNNNNNNNNNNNNNNNNNNNNNNNNNNNNNNNNNNNNNNNNNNNNNNNNNNNNNNNNNNNNNNNNNNNNNNNNNNNNNNNNNNNNNNNNNNNNNNNNNNNNNNNNNNNNNNNNNNNNNNNNNNNNNNNNNNNNNNNNNNNNNNNNNNNNNNNNNNNNNNNNNNNNNNNNNNNNNNNNNNNNNNNNNNNNNNNNNNNNNNNNNNNNNNNNNNNNNNNNNNNNNNNNNNNNNNNNNNNNNNNNNNNNNNNNNNNNNNNNNNNNNNNNNNNNNNNNNNNNNNNNNNNNNNNNNNNNNNNNNNNNNNNNNNNNNNNNNNNNNNNNNNNNNNNNNNNNNNNNNNNNNNNNNNNNNNNNNNNNNNNNNNNNNNNNNNNNNNNNNNNNNNNNNNNNNNNNNNNNNNNNNNNNNNNNNNNNNNNNNNNNNNNNNNNNNNNNNNNNNNNNNNNNNNNNNNNNNNNNNNNNNNNNNNNNNNNNNNNNNNNNNNNNNNNNNNNNNNNNNNNNNNNNNNNNNNNNNNNNNNNNNNNNNNNNNNNNNNNNNNNNNNNNNNNNNNNNNNNNNNNNNNNNNNNNNNNNNNNNNNNNNNNNNNNNNNNNNNNNNNNNNNNNNNNNNNNNNNNNNNNNNNNNNNNNNNNNNNNNNNNNNNNNNNNNNNNNNNNNNNNNNNNNNNNNNNNNNNNNNNNNNNNNNNNNNNNNNNNNNNNNNNNNNNNNNNNNNNNNNNNNNNNNNNNNNNNNNNNNNNNNNNNNNNNNNNNNNNNNNNNNNNNNNNNNNNNNNNNNNNNNNNNNNNNNNNNNNNNNNNNNNNNNNNNNNNNNNNNNNNNNNNNNNNNNNNNNNNNNNNNNNNNNNNNNNNNNNNNNNNNNNNNNNNNNNNNNNNNNNNNNNNNNNNNNNNNNNNNNNNNNNNNNNNNNNNNNNNNNNNNNNNNNNNNNNNNNNNNNNNNNNNNNNNNNNNNNNNNNNNNNNNNNNNNNNNNNNNNNNNNNNNNNNNNNNNNNNNNNNNNNNNNNNNNNNNNNNNNNNNNNNNNNNNNNNNNNNNNNNNNNNNNNNNNNNNNNNNNNNNNNNNNNNNNNNNNNNNNNNNNNNNNNNNNNNNNNNNNNNNNNNNNNNNNNNNNNNNNNNNNNNNNNNNNNNNNNNNNNNNNNNNNNNNNNNNNNNNNNNNNNNNNNNNNNNNNNNNNNNNNNNNNNNNNNNNNNNNNNNNNNNNNNNNNNNNNNNNNNNNNNNNNNNNNNNNNNNNNNNNNNNNNNNNNNNNNNNNNNNNNNNNNNNNNNNNNNNNNNNNNNNNNNNNNNNNNNNNNNNNNNNNNNNNNNNNNNNNNNNNNNNNNNNNNNNNNNNNNNNNNNNNNNNNNNNNNNNNNNNNNNNNNNNNNNNNNNNNNNNNNNNNNNNNNNNNNNNNNNNNNNNNNNNNNNNNNNNNNNNNNNNNNNNNNNNNNNNNNNNNNNNNNNNNNNNNNNNNNNNNNNNNNNNNNNNNNNNNNNNNNNNNNNNNNNNNNNNNNNNNNNNNNNNNNNNNNNNNNNNNNNNNNNNNNNNNNNNNNNNNNNNNNNNNNNNNNNNNNNNNNNNNNNNNNNNNNNNNNNNNNNNNNNNNNNNNNNNNNNNNNNNNNNNNNNNNNNNNNNNNNNNNNNNNNNNNNNNNNNNNNNNNNNNNNNNNNNNNNNNNNNNNNNNNNNNNNNNNNNNNNNNNNNNNNNNNNNNNNNNNNNNNNNNNNNNNNNNNNNNNNNNNNNNNNNNNNNNNNNNNNNNNNNNNNNNNNNNNNNNNNNNNNNNNNNNNNNNNNNNNNNNNNNNNNNNNNNNNNNNNNNNNNNNNNNNNNNNNNNNNNNNNNNNNNNNNNNNNNNNNNNNNNNNNNNNNNNNNNNNNNNNNNNNNNNNNNNNNNNNNNNNNNNNNNNNNNNNNNNNNNNNNNNNNNNNNNNNNNNNNNNNNNNNNNNNNNNNNNNNNNNNNNNNNNNNNNNNNNNNNNNNNNNNNNNNNNNNNNNNNNNNNNNNNNNNNNNNNNNNNNNNNNNNNNNNNNNNNNNNNNNNNNNNNNNNNNNNNNNNNNNNNNNNNNNNNNNNNNNNNNNNNNNNNNNNNNNNNNNNNNNNNNNNNNNNNNNNNNNNNNNNNNNNNNNNNNNNNNNNNNNNNNNNNNNNNNNNNNNNNNNNNNNNNNNNNNNNNNNNNNNNNNNNNNNNNNNNNNNNNNNNNNNNNNNNNNNNNNNNNNNNNNNNNNNNNNNNNNNNNNNNNNNNNNNNNNNNNNNNNNNNNNNNNNNNNNNNNNNNNNNNNNNNNNNNNNNNNNNNNNNNNNNNNNNNNNNNNNNNNNNNNNNNNNNNNNNNNNNNNNNNNNNNNNNNNNNNNNNNNNNNNNNNNNNNNNNNNNNNNNNNNNNNNNNNNNNNNNNNNNNNNNNNNNNNNNNNNNNNNNNNNNNNNNNNNNNNNNNNNNNNNNNNNNNNNNNNNNNNNNNNNNNNNNNNNNNNNNNNNNNNNNNNNNNNNNNNNNNNNNNNNNNNNNNNNNNNNNNNNNNNNNNNNNNNNNNNNNNNNNNNNNNNNNNNNNNNNNNNNNNNNNNNNNNNNNNNNNNNNNNNNNNNNNNNNNNNNNNNNNNNNNNNNNNNNNNNNNNNNNNNNNNNNNNNNNNNNNNNNNNNNNNNNNNNNNNNNNNNNNNNNNNNNNNNNNNNNNNNNNNNNNNNNNNNNNNNNNNNNNNNNNNNNNNNNNNNNNNNNNNNNNNNNNNNNNNNNNNNNNNNNNNNNNNNNNNNNNNNNNNNNNNNNNNNNNNNNNNNNNNNNNNNNNNNNNNNNNNNNNNNNNNNNNNNNNNNNNNNNNNNNNNNNNNNNNNNNNNNNNNNNNNNNNNNNNNNNNNNNNNNNNNNNNNNNNNNNNNNNNNNNNNNNNNNNNNNNNNNNNNNNNNNNNNNNNNNNNNNNNNNNNNNNNNNNNNNNNNNNNNNNNNNNNNNNNNNNNNNNNNNNNNNNNNNNNNNNNNNNNNNNNNNNNNNNNNNNNNNNNNNNNNNNNNNNNNNNNNNNNNNNNNNNNNNNNNNNNNNNNNNNNNNNNNNNNNNNNNNNNNNNNNNNNNNNNNNNNNNNNNNNNNNNNNNNNNNNNNNNNNNNNNNNNNNNNNNNNNNNNNNNNNNNNNNNNNNNNNNNNNNNNNNNNNNNNNNNNNNNNNNNNNNNNNNNNNNNNNNNNNNNNNNNNNNNNNNNNNNNNNNNNNNNNNNNNNNNNNNNNNNNNNNNNNNNNNNNNNNNNNNNNNNNNNNNNNNNNNNNNNNNNNNNNNNNNNNNNNNNNNNNNNNNNNNNNNNNNNNNNNNNNNNNNNNNNNNNNNNNNNNNNNNNNNNNNNNNNNNNNNNNNNNNNNNNNNNNNNNNNNNNNNNNNNNNNNNNNNNNNNNNNNNNNNNNNNNNNNNNNNNNNNNNNNNNNNNNNNNNNNNNNNNNNNNNNNNNNNNNNNNNNNNNNNNNNNNNNNNNNNNNNNNNNNNNNNNNNNNNNNNNNNNNNNNNNNNNNNNNNNNNNNNNNNNNNNNNNNNNNNNNNNNNNNNNNNNNNNNNNNNNNNNNNNNNNNNNNNNNNNNNNNNNNNNNNNNNNNNNNNNNNNNNNNNNNNNNNNNNNNNNNNNNNNNNNNNNNNNNNNNNNNNNNNNNNNNNNNNNNNNNNNNNNNNNNNNNNNNNNNNNNNNNNNNNNNNNNNNNNNNNNNNNNNNNNNNNNNNNNNNNNNNNNNNNNNNNNNNNNNNNNNNNNNNNNNNNNNNNNNNNNNNNNNNNNNNNNNNNNNNNNNNNNNNNNNNNNNNNNNNNNNNNNNNNNNNNNNNNNNNNNNNNNNNNNNNNNNNNNNNNNNNNNNNNNNNNNNNNNNNNNNNNNNNNNNNNNNNNNNNNNNNNNNNNNNNNNNNNNNNNNNNNNNNNNNNNNNNNNNNNNNNNNNNNNNNNNNNNNNNNNNNNNNNNNNNNNNNNNNNNNNNNNNNNNNNNNNNNNNNNNNNNNNNNNNNNNNNNNNNNNNNNNNNNNNNNNNNNNNNNNNNNNNNNNNNNNNNNNNNNNNNNNNNNNNNNNNNNNNNNNNNNNNNNNNNNNNNNNNNNNNNNNNNNNNNNNNNNNNNNNNNNNNNNNNNNNNNNNNNNNNNNNNNNNNNNNNNNNNNNNNNNNNNNNNNNNNNNNNNNNNNNNNNNNNNNNNNNNNNNNNNNNNNNNNNNNNNNNNNNNNNNNNNNNNNNNNNNNNNNNNNNNNNNNNNNNNNNNNNNNNNNNNNNNNNNNNNNNNNNNNNNNNNNNNNNNNNNNNNNNNNNNNNNNNNNNNNNNNNNNttttttttttgccaaatatTCTGGTGTTGCCTTAACGCCGATCTTGTTGGATGTACACGTAACCGAGTGGACGAAGTCCGCCTTAATTGGATTGAGTGGAGGCTCAGGGCTGCCTTTCGTTTGTTTTAGCCAGACGCCAGGTTTTAGGCTGCCACCAGAGGCGGGGCATAGGCACTAAAGCAACAAGACAATAGAAGCCTACATCTTGCCCAAGATAATTAGCTTACATGCTGATGACAAGGTAAACACCTTTAAGTTTTACTtgtcaggattttttttatgtcttaataataaaagaagagagagagagagagagagagagagcggCAGGGAGATGGAAATAGAAAGAGATCCCGTGAGCAgaactcattttatttttctcagggGTTACAATATTGTGGACGGGTAGTGGAGAGCAGTGCCAAAAGCCCCCGTTTGCCCATGTGGAGGGATTTCAGATCAGCCGCCGGTGGGCTGGCAGACTGGCAGGCGGCCTTCGGGAGAGCTGCGGGCACGGGACTGCTGCCACTGGGCACACGGAGCAACCCTCCTCTGCTCCCCAGATCTGCCGGGAGGGGTCCGGCAGCCAGCGATCCGCGCACCTCCCGCTGCCCGGGCACCCCTGGCACCTGGTATCCCAGGAACCTTTCTGTACCTTCTAAGACCCTCGGAGTGAGACCCCTTGTGCGAGAATCGTTTTTCTCCCTGAACCCACAAGTTCCATTTAcctaaggcttttttttttcttttttttctttttttttcttttttttttttaacttcagagaGAGGTGGAAGATGCAAGTTTATAAAAACGAGCAGCAGTTAAATTGCTCCGAGCGACACACTACTGAAACAGCTTAGAGCAAGACGTCTCTCCCTATCCCCAAAGGCAAAGGCTGCTCCAGGCTCCCGAGGTCCCTCTGAACCCGAAGCTGCTCTCTAAGGTTATTTATACAGCGCGGGAGCTGCATGAAGAAGACCTCTCGGGTCATCTGCCGCACCACCTTGCTAACGAACACCTGCCACTTAGAATGAACATCAATTTCTGCCATTTTCGGATCAGTTGTGGGATCCGGAGTAAGAACAAAAGAGAACCCACTCCCAGCTCCGCGCATACACGCGCGGCAAGCAGCCCGTCACAGCTCCGGGTCCCCACGCGCGTACCGCGGGGCGCTCcgggaggaagggaggaaccTCCGCTGGGCAATTTGCACCCCGGCCCATAGCACCAGGAAACTCGTTTAATAAAGCGATTACCTGAATATTAAGGAAATTACAGAGAAGGTACAGTTAACCCAGTGACTTTGAAGTGTCAAGTAACTATTTAATAATTGCACTTGTAAATATATTGGTGCTCGGCTGGTTCGTGCTTAAAAATGCAAAAGTGCACTTGCTACCCGGGAATAACTAAATATCTTTGTCTAAAGTGGCAGCGTAAATAGCCGGTCGCTTTGTGACTGCGCTCGATATTAGCGCATAAGGATCATTTTGCCTCAATTGGGAGGCTCTCATTCAGCAGGCAAGAAACCGTTTAGGCGAAAGTAGGTTCCCGTATGAGAGTTAACATCCTTGAAGTGTAAGCCTCAGCCTTGATTACACTTTAGAGCTCCGCGAGAGGTGAGCTTTTCCACACACATACACCGGGGGACTCTCCTTCCATCAGGCTCTCGGCCCTTCTGGCCCCGCTTGGCTCCCCCCAGCCCCAAGATGGGCTTCTGGGGGTCTGCCGTGTCCCGAGGGCACAAGGGCCGTTT
It encodes:
- the NKX2-1 gene encoding homeobox protein Nkx-2.1, with protein sequence MLHALSSWRSNWACAAEGSRGRNEPLTARPFCLAVSRFMAPSSGMNMGGMGGLSSLGDVSKSMAPLQSTPRRKRRVLFSQAQVYELERRFKQQKYLSAPEREHLASMIHLTPTQVKIWFQNHRYKMKRQAKDKAAQQQMQQENGSCQQQQSPRRVAVPVLVKDGKPCQAGSNTPTAAIQSHPQQAATTITVATNGNSLGQHQSHQTNSAGQSPDMGQHSASPSSLQSQVSSLSHLNSSTSDYGTAMSCSTLLYGRTW